The window ggtgctgcaccttttacggggcggagttctagtcagtctgtaactactctggttaaaccgggtttttctgattctgtgtgggaacctccatcattcttgggaataaagtattcttggcttcagttttcaggacaggccatgttcctaaagctagtgtcatgtctgtatctgattctaaacatagctaggtttgctttgacacctgtgacacaaccatccttggatcactccttttcagaacctccaagttcaacacctccaggtctttggacatctgaacacctactctttcagcacgattcaggtgacactgtgcatcttcttggtaatagggcttttaagtgcttaagaactgttctttgttatgcttctcctgtctcacagacacggcataagtttgagataaaaaaggggggtggggagcctcctcctgctttgcgagcatcattttcgcatttccagttcactactacttctgatcacaacaaagtcgcctccgtaaagctgcaacccaactttgagcaggtaaaatcaggttctgatctaacaattataccatcagcttcactcaagttccggacggaaccctcaggtaaattcaaacgagtttccctgtgggttcgtaacacaagatacaaacagtttgataaccaaatcgcttatgagcctgctcccacagatacgtccaaactcgtgtctctgtgggtccgcaataccagattcaaaacgcttactgaacaCCTCTGTtctgaccaactctattctgaccggattcttttccactaactggtggaccgttacaaattctctcgtttgtgggatgaatttttaacaaatgtgatatcctttgaattttttttttcaggttgcctgcctccagccaggacacctgctactaactcacatttttagggattactaacctactgatttacattttagaattgatttacatctctgtctttttattagtgctttgtgtagcatgattatatttgattacaaatttaattttattttgttactatttcccttaaagggccacaagccaatttgcccttcattttcatgattatttcttttatatttatgcctttaattggtgcagcctgctgagtttcacatatcagttaggattaactttctgttatttgtgttttctctgcatcacgtttttacatgacatgtagaacagggtgcagaacattttttctttagataattcacaaaaggcatccacattttcccagaggtacccatagataggttttgattgatttctttgatttgcatcaaatgttatctatcgtgtgggctgtctcactttgtctccttctccgagctcgtatggactacatcccatcagaggggtcgtcttcaccatccttcagctggtttcctgtcgcatggggcttcggtcgtggttcgagaggtgtcgaggtctgcgctggaatTCACTTGGattacgcctgaggaatacatcacctgcccagctccgtgtgacacacgagctgcttatcctttgaatacctttgcattattgctgatgaaattaactactGTTGGCATagatctgctttcaagattccctaagtggattactttacaatgattgcaacagttttggccttaatcatctaatcaggatatactcccttctacacgagacctgtggagacgcttcatcgttcctgccttcatctgggatgtctaccttcacgagtacatcacgttattgaggttgtgacgtcaggtggcctctgcttgaccaccatgtcgtcacaaaaggggggatctgtaacgtgaggaaatatgggttttctgtcacaaaggtggtgttggactcagctgggtcaaagctgggtcattgaaaactttcacccacagattaagacctgaacaccagcgagtctgggaggaaaccataacatctgccacctgcggtaccagaagaaggagttctcatggacaagtagtcataacaagtcaaaacataaagtttaaacttccttttcttgttttgaatgttaaaagtttaatcatcaatttgctcattataaatgtgttttaatcaaatgaatgactattatgctttggggtaattataagagatttaatgaatccataattagataatgttgagagtgtttgttgctgaccttcacacacactcaagcacacacacccacacacagattctcacagttaaactccaaacacatttgctgacgcacacgtttgctatgagaagagaaaggcttttggtaagtttcagtctgatgatttcagttcgtgttggacaacgaaagagagtggacctgaaaaccaaaggggggggcagagccggttggctcgtttctccccctttcacgctgttcctgtcagccagacagaatagctgaatcgcgacttctaacgcagactcattaccgagtcttttgatttctgagtgaattaacttaagaaagcgcatcgacaaaccgctctaccatccacgtgtaccgagggcaactctggaccggttccgttcgacacctacgtctcccctgtcagccgccggtgtcatctggatgaaccacaacatcctccacggcccggatccgaaagagggtccacaagagttcggtgagacagagcacggtgtttagcgtttgatgcagttctctgataagacctaagtttatccaaaccatcacttcactcagacacctgtttcttcctgaagcaaaatcagatacacacacgcatccatctcacctcatgttcaattctcactacactttgcacacacacgcatccataatcacgtcatatcactctcaatcttcattcaccgacagaaggtctatttgagcaagaacagcatatcaactgttaaagattgtcccacaagttgccaatgttgattgttatttcctgtttgtcaatttcaaaatcattagtttaatttgaagaattaaaacttttaattgtcaaactggtttcctcattgaactgaaacacagacacacagatattatcgtcagtttatcgatgaaaacaacctttgagtcttcttaacaatataactgagtaaagacagtttttcCTTACAATATGGCTAAGCCAGCCAATGTCTtattacaatatggctgagccagcaAATTTTCTTTAcacctgtcagaggtgggaattgacaCTACTTAACCAGATGTTTTTAGCAGAACCTCACAACATGTTTAGGTCTGCCAGGACTGACTGGTCCtccccaccatcgaagccaactcaccaccaggtagtggtcagtgtcAAATTCATGCGGCCGCAGATAAGGTGAgacgacaacaaagtcgatcatcgagctgcagcctaagatatcctggtgccaagagcagtgGTGCCTGAacacggtgttcattatggacaatccatgacgggCACGTCCAATAGCAAAACACctctcagattcagatcaggaggGCCGTACCTCCCCACCACACGTCTCCTGGTCTCTacagtctcactgttgttgcccacatgagcattgaagtcccccaggggAACACAGGAGTCACCCGAAGGAgctctctccagcaccccctccaaggaccCTAAAAAGGACGGGCAGTCTgacctgcagtttggtgcataagcacaaaccacagtcaggacccgtccccTCACATGTAGGcagagggaagctaccctcttgtttagcagggtaaaccccaatgtgCAGGCACCAAGATGGTGGACATCTAGTTTGCCCACCTCTGCTGGGCGACTCTCAGTGGGTGAAactccaccagagaggtgactttCCACATACCGAGAGCCAGCTTCTGaagccgaggatcagactgccaGGGTCCTTGTCCTCGGCTACCACCCATCTCAAATAGCAACCAGCTCAGTAGCCTGGGACTGGGTCGtaccaaaaactttaaaaatggacccaatgcctccctgcctgACACTCAGCTTttaaggggttaaaccaccaaatggttcccgagcgcggccacagctgcagctcaccactccccatggggatgggtcaaacgcggagaacaaatttcacacacacattaatggTGAGCCCATGGGGCCCCATTGGAATATCATACAAACCTGTTAATAAAAGTGTTTTATAGTTGTTTAAATGTTGGGATGAGTGGATCTATACACAGCTACACAGTTATGGTGAATAGTATTCAGAGCTCCACTAGTGGCATACCTGGCCGTGGGGGCTCTCTGGCTCTTCTATCCTCACAACATCCAGGATGTTAAATGGGACAAAACCAGTTTGCCCACTACGATTTCGTAGTTTCCACCACTGTTTGTCATCTTCTATCACCTGAGGGGCAGATTCCACATGTCACAACATGGAACTGAAAACAGACGGAAGGCCCATCCACTGCTGATTCATACTCAAGTCTAATTTGGAAATGAAGGCATCCCAACCTCGAGGATCTCATCCTGCAGCACTGACAGCTCGTTGGCATTCCTCGCAACAAAGTGGTAACGGATTTTGGCATATTTACGGCCGTTGGGACTTCCATCGTTAGACCTGGTGGGACACATGCATCATTAATTGGTGTGTGGTTGTGCGTGTGTGAGGTGTAAAAGACATGAGAAACGTCTGTAGAACACTTACCCGTTCAAGGGAGAATGTCTTCCATAATACTACAACAAAACATACATGCAGATTTATTTAAAGGTTTGACATTTTACAGCCAGCACACATAACAAATGTAACCCTTACGTCATCAGCTGATAGTTTTCTAAAATCAGGGCTGGTGGGGGACCCTAGTGGTGGAGATGGGCCTTCAGTTTCCCACGGTGAAGTCATGAAAAGCTCCGCCGGTGGCTCCCAGCCATTCCGGAATCTGGGGTAATAAGGAGGAGCGCATTGATCCACGGGCCACTCTGCTCTGCAGGAGGAGGAAGGAAGATTTTAACTGGTGATCCTTGACCTATGCTCAGACTGAGCCTCCAGCATCACATTAAAATATACCTGGGTCTGGTCCACCCGTCCCCGAGCAGCTCAAACAACGTCATCTCTTTGGGGGTGAGGTGTCCCCGCAGGAAGTCGACAGCGTCTCTAGACAGGTGAGGAGCAATGATTGAACGAGCCAGCTCAGGACTTCCACAGCTCTGCATCACCTGAGGACATGTTCAGAAGATTAAAGCTGGAACTGGATCACCAAAAAAGTGCTGCACATTATGCAGAAATATAAAATGACTTTCAAAAATGCATAACCCTAAGGATTCAGTTCAAATCTTTCATTGGTTTCGCTAAAGGAAATGAAACTCTGCAGACAATACGTCAGGACAATAAGCATGCCAAAGCATGCAGACTAAAAATAAAAGAGTATCCAGAGTGTTAAATGCAGCACCTAAGTGTGTTTTCTGTGTAGCTCTACCAAAGGCGTGGCTCGACACTCCGGCTTGGGAACAACGTTACGTACGTGCTGCTGCACCTGTCTCACAGCTAAAAGCCACAACACTCTAGTCGGGCGGGTGCTGAGATGAGCAACAGTAGGTGTGGCACgggagaaaaataaaacaaaaagacaaaacTCTGATGGAAAAATGTGAGTTATGAACTGCGTGAAACTCAATGAGCGTGTTGTGCTCTCTGATTTCTTCTGGTCTAGAGGATTGTGGTTGCTGCAGAGCTACAACTCATTTTGAGACGTGACATGAAATTACACTAAATAAAAATGTACTTATAGATGAAACTCaattttaaaaagcagctcatgTTGTAAACAGGCTTTAGATCAAACTGACTGCTCTTACCAGCTCCAGAGGACCAAACAGAAAGTGAACCAGCTCAGAAGCACTGGGATTCTGCAGGTGTCTCTTCAGTTTGGCCTGCAGGGGGCAGAGTGACAGAAAAACCGGGTTAAGACGATGAAAAGAGCAGCTGCTTAAGGATGAAGGTTAGGAACTCACCAAGAGGTTGAGGGCCAGCTTCAGTTTCTGCAGGCTGTCAATGAACTCGGCTTCAGTGGGGGGTTTGGCTCTCAGGGTCAGCATGCCCTCTGGAAACAAGCAGAGCAGCAATGACCACACACGGACTCCAGAATTACCCGTCAGACATGCTGCAGACAGGACAGAGCTTTCACTCTCTGGCCAAGGGTCAGTTAGAAAACATTTACCTTTTGTCACAAAAGCGTGTGACTCCAGCAAAACCACAGTGGCCAGTTAAAAAGACACCTGAAAGGCTCACCTTGGCCAGAGTAGGAAAGGATTGTGGTCAAGAGGTCAAAAAGATCATTTGACCCAGGAAATCAAGGAAACGTTTGTAATATGTTGAGTTTCACATCAAAAACTAATTCTGTCCCTTTTTGCAACAACAACTAAATTGGTCTGAGCAGTCGGGTCACAAGCAGACATGTGGGATTTAGTTAGTGCAGGTGAACTTACGTCTGATTGGtggacattaaaaaaaaaaacaaattaatgAGTAAAAAGTGTACAAACAGGAGATGTGGCCTCAGAgtttaaattctttatttttaACAAATCTGATTATTTATCAGGTTCAACAAATGGTATTTAAACTACTTCTTAACTGGTATTATGGgagggaaattaacaatactagttaccctgaacacacacacacacacacgcacacacacgcacacaagtatgaccacacacgtacacatgcccacacacatgcacacacacacacacacacacacacgcacgcacacaagtatgaccacacacgtacacatgcccacacacatgcacacacacacacacacacacacacacacacacacacacacacacacacacacacacacacacacacacacacacgcacgcacacaagtatgaccacacacgtacacatgcccacacacacgcacacacacacctacccacacacacacacacacacacacacgcacgcacacaagtatgaccacacacgtacacatgcccacacacacgcacacacacgcacacacacacacctacccacacacacacacacacacgtgcacacattaGGGgtcgtatcaactagtcgacttcactgctctgtagtgactttcatcgactagtcgctgtcacgtgataatgactgacaagatgcagtcctcggaaaagacagcaggtgatgagcccctgcgtgttGGGagacgacgcgctgtgccagagcgtcggtatctgacgcctgcggtaaaacggacattcgaccgaattgtgacctttaccctcttgcaattttaccttcccctcacccccatcctaatcttaaccagcatgcacatgcaaagctctgatcgctgacgcgctccagacatctgcgtcctgagcacggccacagtagcattatcaaatcaggtgtcgccacctcaaaaactaatttaacacgcgatcattcatgtcggctcatttccttttatgttttctgtcttttatttgtgcctgatgcgtttcgctgctgtggagcagagctcatcacctttttgtcctccggtgacgcaccctacCGGTGCAGCCggcacgcactccgctgtttttgcagtcggtagatcttttagaaatgtagttcaaaggtaactcataaggtgaatatatataaagccaggtagcagtttttctttaggattgagaggagatgcaggaagataataaacaggcaggacagaaaaatagtcaaataaaaacaagttagtttttgtacctggtggttgcaacaaacagacaccattgagggtaatcagaagtgaggaacagaaaatgaacttattattttaatgtttagagcagcaggaactctgagaggctgcaggtgcatcagtga is drawn from Nothobranchius furzeri strain GRZ-AD chromosome 4, NfurGRZ-RIMD1, whole genome shotgun sequence and contains these coding sequences:
- the LOC129153568 gene encoding uncharacterized protein, coding for MNHNILHGPDPKEGPQEFEPPSSTPPGLWTSEHLLFQHDSGDTVHLLGNRAFKCLRTVLCYASPVSQTRHKFEIKKGGGEPPPALRASFSHFQFTTTSDHNKVASVKLQPNFEQVKSGSDLTIIPSASLKFRTEPSGKFKRVSLWVRNTRYKQFDNQIAYEPAPTDTSKLVSLWVRNTRFKTLTEHLCSDQLYSDRILFH